A single genomic interval of uncultured Desulfobulbus sp. harbors:
- a CDS encoding ABC transporter ATP-binding protein: protein MLKIRNLDAGYGKLRVLKNISLHVDPGEIVTMIGANGAGKTTLLHTIIGLIKPTKGEISFLDRSCGCSSVGQIVASGCALVPENRQVFASMSVEENLLLGGHVLQKRAGRAAVLKELAHQYELFPILRERRQQLAGTLSGGEQQMLAMGRALMSKPRLVMMDEPSTGLAPLIVRDIFQIILRLREEGNTVLLIEQNAKAALGIADRGYVLEVGKVIVQGPAANLLANTDVQRAYLGREKMTA, encoded by the coding sequence ATGCTCAAGATTCGAAACCTCGATGCCGGTTACGGCAAACTGCGGGTCCTGAAAAATATCTCCCTGCACGTCGATCCCGGTGAGATCGTGACCATGATCGGTGCCAACGGTGCCGGCAAAACCACGCTTCTGCATACCATTATCGGCCTAATCAAGCCAACCAAGGGCGAGATCAGTTTTCTCGATCGTTCCTGCGGCTGCAGTTCCGTTGGGCAGATTGTGGCCTCGGGCTGTGCCCTGGTTCCGGAAAATCGCCAGGTCTTTGCCTCGATGTCGGTGGAGGAAAATTTGCTCCTCGGTGGCCATGTGCTGCAGAAACGGGCAGGGCGTGCTGCCGTGCTCAAGGAACTGGCGCACCAGTACGAACTCTTTCCCATTCTCCGCGAGCGGCGTCAGCAACTGGCCGGGACCCTCTCCGGCGGTGAGCAGCAGATGCTGGCCATGGGACGGGCCTTGATGTCCAAGCCGCGGCTGGTGATGATGGATGAGCCCTCCACAGGGCTGGCCCCGTTGATCGTGCGCGATATTTTTCAGATCATTCTCCGCCTGCGCGAAGAGGGCAATACGGTGCTCTTGATTGAGCAGAACGCCAAGGCCGCGCTGGGCATTGCCGATCGCGGTTACGTGCTCGAGGTGGGCAAGGTGATCGTCCAGGGGCCGGCGGCCAACCTGCTGGCCAATACCGATGTGCAGCGTGCCTACCTGGGCCGGGAAAAGATGACGGCGTAG
- a CDS encoding phenylacetate--CoA ligase, with amino-acid sequence MTYWEPERECMAREDLEQLQLERLQSTLYRVGTNVPFYKKKFEQIKFNYDDIRSLDDLRRLPFTEKQDLRDNYPYGLFAVPLRDVVRVHSSSGTSGQATVVGYSRNDITTWSNLVARVITAAGVTKNDVIQIAFGYGLFTGGFGLHYGAETIGASVIPISSGNTKRQIQIMQDFKTTALVCTPSYALVMADTMMEMGINPNGLSLRYGLFGGEPWSEAMRNEIHQKLGIIATDNYGLSEVMGPGVAGECQECNGLHINEDHFILEILDPKTFEPVPEGEVGELVITTLTKEAFPMIRYRTRDLTRFIPGTCACGRTMKRMQRVMGRSDDMLIIKGVNVFPMQIEKVLFEVEGTEPHYQIIVDRENHADKITVKVEVVESMFFDEMKKQRQVIDTIKSRLASELGVSVDVKLVEEKSLERSEGKAKRVIDNRKL; translated from the coding sequence ATGACTTACTGGGAACCGGAACGCGAATGTATGGCAAGGGAGGATCTGGAACAACTCCAACTCGAGCGACTGCAGTCGACGCTGTATCGGGTGGGTACCAACGTCCCCTTTTACAAGAAAAAATTCGAGCAGATCAAGTTCAACTACGACGATATCCGCTCCCTGGACGACCTGCGTCGGTTGCCGTTCACCGAGAAGCAGGACCTGCGCGACAACTATCCCTACGGTCTGTTCGCCGTACCCCTGCGCGACGTGGTCCGGGTCCATTCCTCCTCCGGAACCTCGGGGCAGGCCACGGTGGTCGGGTATAGCCGCAACGATATCACCACCTGGTCCAACCTGGTGGCCCGCGTCATCACCGCCGCTGGCGTGACCAAGAACGATGTCATCCAGATCGCCTTCGGCTACGGTCTGTTCACCGGTGGATTCGGTCTGCACTACGGCGCCGAGACCATCGGTGCCTCGGTCATTCCGATCTCCTCCGGCAACACCAAGCGGCAGATTCAGATCATGCAGGACTTCAAGACCACCGCCCTGGTCTGCACCCCGTCCTACGCCCTGGTCATGGCGGATACGATGATGGAGATGGGCATCAACCCCAACGGCCTCTCCCTGCGCTACGGTCTGTTCGGCGGCGAGCCCTGGTCCGAGGCCATGCGCAACGAGATCCACCAGAAACTGGGGATCATCGCCACCGACAACTACGGCCTTTCCGAGGTCATGGGACCGGGCGTTGCCGGAGAGTGCCAGGAGTGCAACGGCCTCCACATCAATGAAGACCACTTCATCCTCGAGATCCTCGACCCCAAGACCTTTGAACCGGTACCCGAGGGCGAGGTCGGTGAGTTGGTGATCACCACCCTGACCAAGGAAGCCTTCCCCATGATCCGTTATCGTACCCGCGACCTGACCCGGTTCATCCCCGGGACCTGCGCCTGTGGTCGGACCATGAAACGGATGCAGCGGGTCATGGGGCGCTCGGATGACATGCTGATCATCAAGGGGGTCAATGTCTTCCCGATGCAGATCGAGAAGGTCCTGTTCGAGGTCGAGGGCACCGAACCCCACTACCAGATCATCGTTGATCGCGAAAACCACGCCGACAAGATCACGGTCAAGGTCGAGGTGGTGGAGTCGATGTTCTTTGACGAGATGAAAAAGCAGCGCCAGGTGATCGATACCATCAAAAGCCGTCTCGCCTCGGAGCTCGGGGTGAGCGTGGACGTCAAGCTGGTCGAGGAGAAGAGCTTGGAGCGCTCCGAAGGCAAGGCAAAACGGGTCATTGATAACCGCAAGTTGTAA
- a CDS encoding ABC transporter ATP-binding protein, translated as MSPLLKNGQKTESPIRETMLELQGVHKRFGGLHAVNDVSFKVAEGSIKAVIGPNGAGKTTLFNLIAGNLPVTSGSIRFCDRPIHSKKTYEIARLGMARTFQNIKLFHGMTALECVMVGRHTRSRAGFFSGMLSLPSTWKEERAIRARSMELLDLLGIADLADTEAASLAFGQQRAVEMARALALDPKLLLLDEPAAGLNIYETAEVARLICTIRDMGITVLLVEHDMSLVMDISDEIVVLSFGSKLAEDIPVNIQQNKEVIKIYLGEDEVV; from the coding sequence ATGAGCCCCCTATTGAAGAACGGTCAGAAAACGGAGAGCCCGATTCGCGAAACCATGCTCGAGTTGCAGGGGGTGCACAAGCGCTTCGGCGGCCTGCACGCGGTCAACGATGTCAGTTTCAAGGTGGCCGAAGGCAGCATCAAGGCGGTCATCGGCCCCAACGGCGCCGGCAAGACCACGTTGTTCAACCTCATTGCCGGCAATTTGCCGGTGACGAGCGGCAGCATCAGGTTCTGCGATCGCCCGATTCACAGCAAAAAAACCTATGAGATCGCCCGGTTGGGCATGGCGCGAACCTTTCAGAACATCAAGCTGTTTCATGGCATGACCGCTCTGGAATGCGTCATGGTCGGTCGCCATACCCGCAGCCGGGCCGGTTTCTTTTCCGGCATGCTGTCCTTGCCCTCGACCTGGAAGGAGGAGCGGGCGATACGTGCCCGGTCCATGGAACTGCTCGATCTGCTGGGCATAGCCGATCTGGCCGATACCGAGGCTGCAAGCCTGGCCTTTGGCCAGCAGCGGGCGGTGGAGATGGCCCGCGCCCTGGCACTTGACCCCAAGCTTCTGCTGCTCGATGAACCCGCGGCCGGACTCAACATCTACGAGACCGCCGAAGTCGCCCGGTTGATCTGCACCATTCGCGACATGGGTATCACCGTGCTCCTAGTCGAGCACGACATGTCGCTGGTCATGGATATTTCCGACGAGATCGTGGTCCTCAGCTTCGGCTCCAAGCTGGCCGAGGACATCCCGGTCAATATCCAGCAGAACAAGGAAGTTATAAAAATTTACCTGGGTGAGGATGAGGTCGTGTAA
- a CDS encoding FKBP-type peptidyl-prolyl cis-trans isomerase, translated as MKLLMSGLLSLVVTVGTACAADQPMELKTDEQKLSYAMGIDLGEYFKGLEEPFDLTVLQQGILDGYSGNKPLLSPADAAAIQQAFAKRQQEKQVKKAVAMVQKNRKAAEEFLKANKAKEGVVETKSGLQYKVIKKGEGKLPVPTDTVKVQYKGTLIDGKEFDNSYKRNEPAVFQINKVIMGWQEAMPLMPVGSTFELFIPPDLAYGDRGAPPVIEPGSMLVFSVELLAIENPPAEKAEENPKVEK; from the coding sequence ATGAAATTGTTGATGTCCGGGTTGCTGTCGCTGGTGGTGACAGTGGGCACGGCCTGTGCAGCCGATCAGCCGATGGAGCTGAAAACTGATGAGCAAAAGCTCAGTTATGCCATGGGTATTGATCTGGGCGAGTATTTCAAGGGGCTCGAGGAGCCGTTTGACCTCACCGTGCTTCAGCAGGGTATCCTTGACGGCTACAGCGGCAACAAGCCCCTGCTCAGTCCGGCGGACGCCGCTGCCATTCAGCAGGCCTTTGCCAAACGGCAGCAGGAAAAGCAGGTCAAGAAAGCCGTGGCCATGGTGCAAAAGAACCGGAAGGCTGCCGAAGAGTTCCTGAAGGCCAACAAGGCCAAGGAGGGCGTGGTTGAAACCAAGTCCGGCCTGCAATACAAGGTGATCAAGAAGGGAGAGGGAAAGCTGCCGGTCCCCACCGACACGGTCAAGGTGCAGTACAAGGGCACCCTGATCGATGGCAAGGAGTTTGACAATTCCTACAAACGTAACGAACCGGCCGTGTTCCAGATCAACAAGGTGATCATGGGATGGCAGGAGGCTATGCCGTTGATGCCGGTCGGCTCGACCTTTGAGCTGTTCATCCCGCCGGATCTGGCCTATGGTGATCGCGGTGCGCCTCCGGTGATCGAACCCGGTTCCATGCTGGTTTTCAGCGTGGAGCTGCTCGCTATCGAAAATCCTCCTGCTGAAAAGGCGGAGGAGAACCCGAAGGTGGAGAAATAA
- a CDS encoding ATPase, translating to MLLADFGTSYCKIVDTLRDETPRIVATRALPRDFKADLATGHNAARRSLKSINELTALARGGKALIDREDFVLLDCGSRDIKFVRFAQGEVVDMGWNAECGASMGFTIELLSTYYQLDYATLPVPPTGFSITCGVLGMSHIFDAVVSGASEAEAVAKFVRGIALNAYRFANQPVRLYLSGGLCENPLFVGSFPCEVLPLGRFVLIEGLRATLEAQPNR from the coding sequence ATGCTGCTCGCTGACTTCGGCACCTCCTACTGCAAGATTGTCGATACCCTCAGGGACGAAACTCCACGCATCGTGGCCACCCGGGCCCTGCCGCGCGACTTCAAGGCCGACTTGGCCACCGGCCACAATGCGGCCCGTCGCAGCCTGAAAAGCATCAATGAACTGACTGCCCTTGCGCGAGGTGGCAAGGCGCTGATTGACCGGGAGGACTTTGTCCTGCTCGACTGCGGCAGCCGCGACATCAAATTCGTCCGCTTCGCACAGGGAGAGGTGGTGGATATGGGCTGGAACGCCGAGTGCGGGGCCTCCATGGGGTTCACCATCGAGCTGCTCTCCACCTACTACCAGCTCGACTACGCCACCCTGCCCGTCCCCCCCACCGGCTTCTCGATCACCTGCGGTGTGCTCGGCATGAGCCACATCTTCGATGCCGTGGTCTCCGGGGCATCCGAGGCCGAGGCAGTGGCCAAATTCGTGCGTGGCATTGCCCTCAATGCCTATCGCTTTGCCAATCAGCCGGTCAGGCTGTACCTCTCCGGCGGGCTGTGCGAAAACCCGCTCTTTGTCGGCTCCTTTCCCTGTGAGGTGCTCCCGCTGGGCCGCTTCGTGCTCATCGAAGGATTGCGCGCAACCCTTGAGGCTCAGCCAAACCGCTAA